One window from the genome of Merismopedia glauca CCAP 1448/3 encodes:
- a CDS encoding glycosyltransferase codes for MENVTRPFVSAIVPVYNDAAHLKLCLEALENQTYPKSNYEVIVVDNASDNGEEIKKVVDQFTQALVAYESFPSSFGARNKGISLAKGNIIAFTDADCIPAINWIESGVNNLLNAQNCGLVAGRIQVFFKNLDKVTPVELYENITAFPQKELIEKQHYAATANIFTWKQVFDRVGMFVPELKSSGDIEWGWRVYSAGYRQVYADDTCVSHPARYSISQLYKRTIRLAGGIYDLYDRKSYSLLKRNVLYAINLLQNLIPPINFVINTFKNPDLKKIQQKLQVSLVMFLVRYVTAGEMIRLKLGGSSTRD; via the coding sequence ATGGAGAATGTAACTAGACCATTTGTCTCAGCGATCGTTCCTGTCTATAACGATGCAGCACACTTAAAATTGTGCTTGGAAGCCTTAGAAAACCAAACTTACCCCAAATCCAACTATGAGGTTATTGTTGTCGATAATGCCTCGGATAACGGCGAGGAAATTAAAAAGGTAGTCGATCAATTTACTCAAGCTTTAGTTGCCTACGAAAGCTTTCCTAGTTCTTTTGGCGCTCGAAATAAAGGCATATCTTTAGCAAAAGGAAATATAATTGCTTTTACCGATGCAGATTGTATTCCAGCTATTAATTGGATTGAAAGTGGCGTTAATAATTTGCTGAACGCGCAAAATTGCGGTTTAGTTGCAGGTAGAATTCAAGTCTTTTTCAAAAACTTGGATAAAGTAACGCCTGTAGAACTTTATGAGAATATCACTGCTTTTCCTCAAAAAGAACTAATTGAAAAACAGCATTACGCTGCTACTGCTAATATTTTTACTTGGAAACAGGTATTTGATCGCGTAGGAATGTTTGTTCCAGAACTAAAATCTAGCGGCGATATTGAGTGGGGTTGGCGCGTATATTCTGCTGGTTATCGACAAGTTTATGCTGATGATACTTGCGTATCTCATCCCGCTAGATATTCAATCTCTCAATTGTATAAAAGAACGATTCGATTGGCCGGAGGAATTTACGATTTGTACGATCGAAAAAGTTATTCGCTACTGAAGCGGAATGTTTTGTACGCTATCAATCTCTTGCAAAACTTAATTCCTCCTATTAATTTTGTTATCAATACTTTTAAAAATCCAGACTTAAAAAAAATCCAGCAAAAACTACAAGTTTCCTTAGTAATGTTTTTAGTTAGATATGTCACAGCCGGAGAAATGATTAGGCTTAAGTTAGGAGGAAGTTCTACTAGAGATTAA
- a CDS encoding glycosyltransferase family 2 protein encodes MSDPLLTIIIPTHNRPKLLLDAVQSALEQTIEDIEVVVVDDASTEPVQLPNHPKLRLIRLSTSRGGAGARNVGTEAARGRWITYLDDDDRLFPHMAQVSLETLEKTILPSPVGVISGIEVVNAKGEVIGKRFPPSYRSRGAHFFLEDLEPGKSYNTKQTLVVERETIRQIEGWDERFRSRVHSDLFLRLNLICALVGIETITYQLHAHENARVSRDQLLRQESFNCLVNKHKDLFEAHPKMFARFLYEHARISFEIGQKQAGVWCLYRAMKLDPVDTFSRSISRDRISAIFRQFKMKT; translated from the coding sequence ATGAGCGATCCCTTACTCACTATTATCATTCCCACTCACAATCGTCCTAAGTTGCTCTTAGATGCCGTCCAAAGCGCTCTGGAACAAACGATCGAAGACATAGAAGTCGTTGTCGTTGATGATGCTTCAACAGAACCAGTCCAGCTACCTAACCATCCTAAACTACGGCTAATTCGCCTCTCAACTTCTCGCGGTGGTGCAGGAGCACGTAACGTAGGAACTGAAGCAGCACGGGGTCGATGGATTACTTATCTTGATGACGACGATCGCTTGTTTCCTCATATGGCTCAAGTATCGCTGGAAACTCTAGAAAAAACAATTTTACCCTCCCCTGTAGGTGTTATTTCTGGGATTGAGGTAGTCAACGCTAAAGGGGAAGTTATCGGGAAACGCTTTCCACCCTCGTATCGTTCGCGCGGAGCGCATTTTTTTCTAGAAGATCTCGAACCAGGTAAATCTTACAATACCAAGCAAACTTTAGTAGTCGAGCGCGAAACAATTCGCCAGATTGAAGGATGGGATGAAAGGTTTCGTTCCCGCGTCCATTCCGATCTTTTTTTGCGACTGAATTTGATTTGTGCGCTTGTGGGAATTGAGACGATAACCTATCAGCTACACGCTCACGAGAATGCGAGAGTTTCTCGCGATCAACTTTTGCGTCAAGAGAGTTTTAACTGCTTGGTTAACAAGCACAAAGATTTATTCGAGGCTCATCCAAAAATGTTCGCACGTTTTCTCTACGAACACGCACGAATCTCTTTTGAGATAGGTCAAAAACAAGCAGGAGTATGGTGTTTGTACCGAGCGATGAAATTAGATCCCGTTGATACTTTCAGTCGCTCTATTTCTCGCGATCGAATCTCAGCAATCTTTCGTCAATTCAAAATGAAAACATGA
- a CDS encoding glycosyltransferase — MNPFVSVIIPVYNDDKRLEICLEALDKQTYEKSLYEIIVVDNASDNPKDIQNLVAKFPRASIAYESFPGSYAARNKGISLAKGAVIAFTDADCIPYPNWLDLGVKNLLRVSNCGLVVGQIEIFFKTYNKATPVELYESIAAFPQEEFIKKYRGGATANLFTYKSVIERVGLFKTTLKSGGDIEWGQRVYAFGYQQIYADEVCVKHPARYSFEEIYRQTTRIAGGVYDLYLNDKKTFKEINLTFLRLLFDDFLLIKNRILNIFKSNKTKGIKQKIATSYVAVFVGFSSLSEKLKLRLGKVSSRA; from the coding sequence ATGAACCCATTTGTTTCTGTTATTATTCCAGTTTATAACGACGATAAGCGCCTGGAAATATGTTTAGAAGCTTTAGATAAGCAAACTTATGAAAAAAGCCTCTATGAAATAATTGTTGTCGATAATGCCTCAGATAATCCTAAAGATATTCAAAATCTAGTTGCTAAATTCCCTCGCGCTTCGATCGCTTATGAAAGTTTTCCTGGTTCTTATGCTGCGCGAAATAAAGGAATATCCTTAGCTAAGGGAGCTGTTATTGCTTTTACTGATGCTGATTGTATTCCTTATCCAAATTGGCTCGATCTCGGAGTTAAAAATTTGTTACGAGTTTCAAATTGTGGATTGGTGGTAGGACAAATAGAAATCTTTTTTAAAACTTACAATAAAGCGACACCAGTAGAACTTTATGAAAGTATAGCAGCTTTTCCTCAAGAAGAATTTATTAAAAAATATCGGGGAGGCGCAACAGCTAACCTCTTTACTTATAAAAGTGTAATCGAACGAGTTGGTCTGTTTAAAACAACTTTGAAATCAGGCGGGGACATTGAATGGGGACAGCGCGTTTATGCTTTTGGCTATCAACAAATCTATGCTGACGAGGTTTGCGTTAAGCATCCAGCCAGATACTCATTTGAAGAAATTTACCGACAAACTACTAGAATAGCTGGTGGAGTTTACGATCTTTATCTTAATGATAAAAAAACATTTAAGGAAATTAATCTCACTTTTTTAAGATTACTATTTGATGATTTTTTGCTGATAAAAAACCGAATATTAAATATTTTTAAAAGTAATAAAACAAAAGGAATAAAACAAAAAATTGCGACAAGCTATGTAGCAGTATTTGTCGGCTTTTCTAGCCTGAGTGAAAAATTAAAACTTCGGCTGGGAAAAGTTTCTAGTCGAGCTTAG
- a CDS encoding ABC transporter permease translates to MPQKITHTPDSLLKHPVRLFKLMWWDLLASRELAWRLMIRDISAQYRQSFLGIAWAFLPPIFMAAGFTLAKDANVISVGKTDLPYPAYVMFSTALWQTFVEAINGPVQAVTQAKPMLSRVNFPREAIILAKVGEVFFNFAIKLVLIVALFIWFRIPVSWTVILAPVALVHLILLGTFIGTLLSPLGVLYQDVPKTLTMITGFWLFLTPVIYPVPNQGIFGVLVQLNPVTPLLVTTRELATTGIISNASSFWIVSLLTFMGLLLTWIAFRLAMPYVIERVSS, encoded by the coding sequence ATGCCGCAGAAAATCACTCATACGCCGGATAGTCTGTTGAAGCATCCCGTTCGTTTATTCAAGCTAATGTGGTGGGATTTACTCGCTAGTCGCGAACTAGCATGGCGACTGATGATACGAGATATCAGCGCTCAATATAGGCAATCCTTTTTAGGCATTGCTTGGGCATTTTTACCGCCGATTTTTATGGCAGCAGGATTTACCTTAGCTAAAGATGCCAATGTTATTAGCGTTGGCAAAACCGATCTTCCTTATCCAGCTTATGTCATGTTCAGTACAGCATTGTGGCAGACTTTTGTAGAGGCGATTAACGGTCCTGTACAAGCGGTTACGCAAGCTAAGCCAATGCTTTCTAGAGTGAATTTTCCTAGAGAAGCGATTATCTTGGCGAAGGTGGGGGAAGTTTTTTTTAACTTTGCGATCAAGCTCGTTTTGATTGTGGCTTTATTTATCTGGTTTCGGATTCCGGTGAGTTGGACAGTTATTTTAGCTCCCGTAGCACTCGTTCATTTGATCCTCTTGGGTACGTTTATCGGTACATTATTGTCCCCGCTAGGAGTTTTGTATCAGGATGTGCCGAAAACCTTGACTATGATTACGGGATTTTGGCTGTTTCTCACGCCAGTTATCTATCCAGTTCCAAACCAGGGAATTTTTGGTGTTTTAGTACAATTGAATCCCGTAACCCCTTTATTAGTGACAACACGAGAGCTAGCAACGACAGGGATAATATCCAATGCCTCTAGTTTTTGGATAGTTAGCCTTTTGACTTTTATGGGTTTGTTGTTGACTTGGATAGCATTTCGTCTAGCGATGCCTTACGTAATTGAAAGGGTCAGTTCATAA
- a CDS encoding glycosyltransferase family 2 protein: MNYPEKIPVSIVIPVHNGGEYFQKCLSCIKNFAPPQTEVIVVADGDEISANLAEYFASQVLRISVAGGPAKARNLGAKAARGEIILFIDADTTINAETIPKIIDVFHQKPEIAALIGSYDDSPGAINFLSQYKNLFHHYTHQNGSEEGSTFWGACGAIRRDIFLEMEGFDESYRRPCVEDIELGYRLKKAGYQIKLCKDIQVKHLKKWEPISLLKAEFFYRAIPWTALIMRDRQLSNDLNLHWSSRISVLLIYGLLASLVATWWWSPILLIVILLALGLLVLNASVYKFFYAKRGLVFTLKMIPWHWFYYIYSGLAFAIGTVRHLLRSTVIQQKGKEALG, encoded by the coding sequence GTGAACTATCCCGAAAAAATACCTGTTTCAATTGTTATCCCAGTTCATAATGGAGGGGAATATTTCCAGAAATGTTTGTCTTGTATTAAAAACTTTGCACCTCCCCAAACAGAAGTTATTGTTGTGGCTGATGGCGATGAAATTTCGGCTAATTTAGCCGAATATTTTGCTAGTCAAGTATTGAGAATTAGTGTGGCAGGAGGGCCAGCAAAAGCGAGAAATTTAGGTGCTAAAGCGGCTAGGGGAGAAATAATCTTATTTATAGATGCAGATACTACTATTAATGCCGAAACTATCCCTAAAATCATTGATGTATTTCATCAAAAGCCAGAAATAGCTGCATTAATTGGCTCTTATGATGATTCTCCAGGAGCAATTAATTTCTTATCTCAATACAAAAATTTATTTCATCATTACACTCATCAAAATGGTAGTGAAGAGGGTTCTACTTTTTGGGGAGCGTGTGGAGCAATTCGCCGAGATATATTCCTAGAAATGGAGGGATTTGATGAAAGTTATCGTCGCCCTTGTGTAGAAGATATCGAATTAGGATATCGGCTCAAGAAAGCAGGCTATCAAATTAAGTTGTGTAAGGATATCCAAGTCAAACATTTGAAAAAATGGGAACCTATCTCTTTATTAAAGGCAGAGTTTTTCTATAGAGCTATTCCCTGGACTGCTTTAATTATGCGCGATCGCCAATTAAGTAATGACTTGAATTTGCACTGGTCTAGCCGAATCAGCGTTTTATTAATTTATGGTCTATTAGCTTCTTTAGTAGCTACTTGGTGGTGGTCGCCCATACTACTAATTGTGATTTTGTTAGCATTGGGTTTATTAGTTCTCAATGCTTCAGTCTACAAATTTTTCTACGCCAAGCGAGGACTAGTATTCACGCTCAAAATGATTCCTTGGCATTGGTTTTATTACATATATAGCGGTTTAGCTTTTGCGATCGGTACGGTTCGTCATCTTCTCAGATCAACTGTGATTCAGCAAAAAGGAAAAGAAGCTCTTGGTTAA
- a CDS encoding ABC transporter ATP-binding protein: MTVEIISREFASKDNDAEVVICANNISKKFCRDLRKSLFYGVQDIATDLVGGKRNSEMLRKGEFWALKDVSFQLRRGQALGLIGANGAGKSTLLRIISGLIKPDTGFVDVVGRVAPLIALGAGFNPILTGRENIYANMSILGLSTQKIKKRFDAVVDFAEIWEAIDAPVQSYSSGMAARLGFACAIYVEPEILLIDEVLAVGDLKFKMKCHRRLAKLREKGTAFVLVSHNSHNVLNVCDRSIYLAKGQLIVEGDTESVIRTYEEDLCLSGTENAMGAMVLPEKPETESSGIDILSLAFKDENDRIVPVLTTGKPAYLSIECKSYKNIDDLNIKVMVKALSGEHEMVLYVTSNTDNQDLQIVPGKAEIQMQMPFCGLVPSTYSAKVYVRSGDYIFDGVESFRFTVKSNRTISKCLYYQPRTWKVIQ; this comes from the coding sequence ATGACAGTTGAAATTATCTCTCGTGAATTTGCCAGCAAGGATAACGATGCCGAAGTCGTTATTTGCGCTAACAATATCTCCAAAAAATTTTGCCGAGACTTGAGAAAGTCCCTGTTTTATGGAGTCCAAGATATTGCAACAGATTTGGTTGGTGGCAAAAGAAACAGCGAAATGCTCAGAAAAGGCGAATTTTGGGCGCTCAAAGATGTCAGCTTTCAACTGCGTCGCGGACAAGCACTTGGTTTAATCGGAGCTAACGGTGCGGGAAAAAGTACGCTTCTGCGGATTATTAGCGGTTTAATCAAGCCAGATACTGGTTTTGTGGATGTCGTGGGCAGAGTTGCCCCCCTGATTGCCTTGGGAGCGGGTTTCAACCCGATTTTGACAGGTCGAGAAAATATTTATGCCAATATGTCTATTTTGGGGCTATCTACTCAAAAAATTAAGAAAAGATTCGATGCAGTCGTCGATTTTGCCGAAATTTGGGAAGCGATCGACGCTCCCGTGCAGAGTTATAGTTCTGGCATGGCGGCGCGATTGGGATTTGCCTGCGCTATTTATGTGGAGCCGGAGATCTTATTAATCGACGAGGTTTTAGCAGTCGGAGATCTTAAATTTAAAATGAAATGCCATCGCAGACTGGCCAAACTGCGAGAAAAGGGAACAGCCTTTGTTTTAGTATCTCACAATTCTCATAACGTGTTAAATGTTTGCGATCGCTCTATTTATCTCGCCAAAGGCCAGTTGATTGTGGAAGGAGATACAGAATCAGTTATTCGTACCTATGAAGAAGACTTGTGTTTGAGCGGTACGGAAAACGCGATGGGTGCAATGGTTTTGCCTGAAAAGCCAGAAACCGAAAGTTCGGGCATAGATATTCTTTCACTTGCTTTTAAAGATGAAAACGATCGAATTGTGCCTGTGTTGACTACAGGAAAACCCGCCTATTTGTCGATCGAATGCAAATCTTACAAAAACATTGACGATCTTAATATCAAAGTCATGGTCAAAGCTTTATCGGGAGAGCATGAAATGGTTTTGTACGTAACTTCAAATACAGACAACCAAGATCTCCAAATTGTCCCCGGAAAAGCCGAAATTCAAATGCAGATGCCTTTTTGCGGTTTAGTTCCCAGTACGTACAGCGCTAAAGTTTACGTTCGCTCTGGAGATTATATTTTTGATGGCGTGGAGTCTTTTCGATTCACCGTCAAGTCAAACAGGACGATTAGCAAATGTTTGTACTATCAACCTCGAACCTGGAAAGTCATTCAATAG
- a CDS encoding glycosyltransferase, translating to MTLKIAFIVDDFPSLSQTFVINQIVGLLDRGHQVDIYAETRGNTAKVHQAILDYHLLERTYYFTPIPNNLFWRSILGIGVLLNSFFKDPLITLRSLNFFKYGLLALSLRLLYTVVPSLNKSYDIIHCQFGTQSFRGMWFRQIHATEAKLITIFRGHDISVFVKERGDRVYDRLFNTGDFFLANCDYFRKKAIQLGCNEQKIIVYRSGLDCDRFIFKPRYFPVDGCIRLATTGRLVEKKGIEYAIRAVAKQAKITPNIEYNIIGDGELKEKLQQLIEKLNISNIVKILGWKNQRELIEILDRSHIFIAPSIAAKNGDRDAPINVLKEAMAMGLPVISTYHGGIPELVEDGVSGFLVPERDAETLAEKLSYLIDRPEQWEAMGKAGRAFVEAHYNLNKLNDELVKIYQQVLTKDTEKHRATLLEPVI from the coding sequence ATGACACTCAAAATAGCTTTTATTGTTGATGATTTTCCTAGTTTATCCCAGACATTTGTGATAAATCAAATTGTTGGATTATTAGATCGCGGACATCAAGTTGATATTTATGCCGAAACAAGAGGAAATACCGCCAAAGTACATCAGGCAATATTAGATTATCACCTGCTGGAACGTACCTATTACTTTACTCCAATTCCCAACAATCTTTTTTGGCGATCGATATTAGGAATTGGAGTTCTATTAAATAGTTTTTTTAAAGATCCATTAATAACACTGCGATCGCTCAATTTTTTTAAGTACGGTTTATTAGCACTTTCTTTGCGCTTGCTTTATACAGTAGTTCCTTCTTTAAACAAATCCTACGATATCATTCACTGTCAATTTGGAACCCAAAGTTTTAGAGGAATGTGGTTTCGTCAAATTCACGCAACAGAAGCAAAACTGATTACCATTTTTCGAGGTCACGATATTAGCGTATTTGTAAAAGAAAGAGGCGATCGCGTTTACGATCGACTGTTTAATACTGGAGATTTTTTTCTGGCTAATTGTGACTATTTTAGAAAAAAAGCAATTCAACTTGGTTGTAACGAACAAAAAATTATTGTTTATCGATCTGGTTTAGATTGCGATCGATTTATCTTTAAACCTCGATATTTCCCTGTTGATGGTTGCATTCGTCTAGCAACTACAGGTCGCTTAGTCGAAAAAAAAGGAATAGAATATGCTATTAGAGCAGTAGCAAAACAAGCAAAAATCACGCCAAACATCGAGTACAACATTATCGGAGATGGCGAATTAAAAGAAAAATTGCAGCAATTAATTGAAAAATTAAATATTAGTAATATCGTCAAAATATTAGGTTGGAAAAACCAGCGCGAACTTATTGAAATTCTCGATCGATCGCATATATTTATTGCTCCTAGTATCGCAGCTAAAAATGGCGATCGAGACGCACCGATTAACGTCCTCAAAGAAGCAATGGCAATGGGATTGCCCGTCATTAGTACCTATCATGGCGGTATCCCAGAATTAGTAGAAGATGGGGTTTCAGGGTTTTTAGTTCCCGAACGCGATGCAGAGACTTTGGCTGAGAAATTAAGCTATTTAATCGATCGTCCCGAACAATGGGAGGCAATGGGGAAAGCCGGACGAGCTTTTGTTGAAGCGCATTATAACCTGAATAAACTCAATGACGAATTAGTTAAAATTTATCAGCAAGTACTAACAAAAGATACAGAAAAACATCGAGCCACTTTACTAGAACCAGTAATTTAA
- a CDS encoding NAD(P)/FAD-dependent oxidoreductase produces MVNTENHPVVVIGGGPAGLTAAYDLVKHKMRPLVLESADKVGGIARTEIYKGYRFDIGGHRFFTKVGEVEQLWHEILGEQFIKVPRMSRIYYRDKFFDYPLSIGNTLSNLGIINSALILWSYLKAKLQALWQNPDPQTFEDWVTHSFGERLYKTFFKTYTEKVWGIPCNQIQAEWAKQRIKGMSLKVAVMNSLFGKTDAKSLIKEFDYPILGPGMMWERCQELIDDLGGEVRLNTKVLRVEREGSRITKVIAQKDGEITEITGDKFISSMPVTTLMRCLEPAPPEEIMEAAKSLSYRDFLIVSLIVDAEDLFADNWIYIHSPEVKVGRIQNFKNWSPKMVPDLTKTCLGMEYFCSEGDEIWEMSDSELIDLATRELDSLGLVSADKVQDGTVIRQKKAYPVYDRDYYQHLEVIRNYIDTFDNLQTVGRNGMHRYNNQDHSMLTGLLAAKNILGEEHDLWDVNTERSYHEDFTSQEWQKRQQQLQPELASQ; encoded by the coding sequence TTGGTTAATACAGAAAATCATCCTGTAGTTGTCATCGGCGGAGGACCAGCCGGATTAACTGCCGCTTACGATCTAGTCAAACACAAAATGCGCCCTCTGGTGTTAGAATCTGCTGATAAAGTAGGCGGTATTGCCCGAACAGAGATATACAAAGGCTACCGTTTTGATATTGGCGGACATCGTTTTTTTACCAAAGTAGGAGAAGTAGAACAGCTTTGGCATGAAATTCTGGGGGAACAATTTATTAAAGTACCTCGGATGTCGCGAATTTATTACCGTGACAAGTTTTTTGATTATCCTCTTTCCATTGGTAATACCCTATCAAATCTAGGAATTATCAATAGTGCCTTAATTCTTTGGAGTTACCTGAAAGCAAAACTTCAGGCTTTGTGGCAAAACCCAGATCCTCAAACTTTTGAAGATTGGGTCACCCACTCTTTTGGGGAAAGGCTGTACAAAACCTTTTTCAAGACCTACACCGAGAAAGTATGGGGAATTCCTTGCAACCAAATTCAGGCAGAATGGGCGAAACAACGAATTAAGGGAATGTCCTTAAAAGTGGCAGTCATGAATAGCTTATTTGGCAAAACTGACGCTAAAAGTTTAATTAAAGAGTTTGATTATCCCATCTTAGGACCAGGGATGATGTGGGAACGCTGTCAAGAACTAATTGACGACCTAGGAGGAGAAGTTCGGCTTAACACTAAAGTTTTGCGAGTTGAAAGAGAAGGTAGTCGCATCACTAAAGTTATTGCCCAAAAAGATGGAGAAATTACCGAAATTACGGGCGATAAATTTATTTCTAGTATGCCAGTTACGACTTTAATGCGATGTCTTGAGCCTGCACCACCAGAAGAGATTATGGAAGCAGCCAAATCGCTCAGCTATCGAGACTTCCTGATTGTATCGCTGATTGTTGATGCCGAAGATCTATTTGCCGATAACTGGATTTATATTCACTCTCCTGAAGTAAAAGTCGGTCGGATTCAAAACTTTAAAAACTGGAGTCCTAAAATGGTTCCAGACCTCACTAAAACTTGCTTGGGGATGGAATACTTCTGTAGTGAAGGGGATGAAATCTGGGAAATGTCAGATAGCGAACTTATCGATTTAGCTACCCGCGAGTTGGATAGTTTAGGATTAGTCAGTGCTGACAAGGTGCAAGATGGTACAGTAATCCGTCAGAAAAAAGCTTATCCTGTCTACGATCGCGATTACTACCAACACTTAGAAGTTATTCGCAATTACATTGATACATTCGATAATTTACAGACGGTGGGACGCAATGGAATGCACCGTTACAATAACCAAGATCACTCAATGCTAACGGGATTGCTGGCAGCTAAAAACATCTTAGGTGAAGAACACGATCTTTGGGACGTAAATACCGAACGGTCTTACCATGAAGACTTTACTAGCCAAGAGTGGCAAAAACGACAGCAACAATTGCAACCAGAACTAGCTAGCCAATAA
- a CDS encoding glycosyltransferase family 2 protein, with product MELNSAEPLVTIVVVPRERFSCARASLESIYQDTNIPFKLVYVDGNSPAKVRDYLKEESQNKGFQLIRTDYYLYPNQARNIGLAKVTTKYLVFIDNDVIVSPGWLESLIQCAEETGAAVVGPLMCQNEPVHEIVHFAGGESHIWVDKTGRRRLREKMYRQGQKVKEVYSQLKRSPTELAEFHCVLIRHSIFDRIGKLDEAFLNTKEHLDFCMSVIQAGETVYFEPACIVTYVPGPPLEWTDLHYYMLRWSNAWFLGSLQRMREKWDVVEDGYFQVKYKHLAWRRYGTIIEPLARRLSFGFASDLIARLIAKFEHYFNLYLTNRHARVQEQVKQNNIERAKELESALSSPQSQIN from the coding sequence ATGGAGTTAAATAGTGCCGAACCGCTAGTTACAATTGTCGTCGTTCCTCGCGAACGTTTTAGTTGCGCTCGTGCTTCTTTGGAGAGTATTTACCAAGATACAAATATTCCCTTTAAATTAGTTTATGTTGATGGCAATTCTCCAGCTAAAGTGCGCGATTATTTGAAGGAAGAATCTCAAAATAAAGGCTTTCAACTAATACGAACAGATTATTATCTCTATCCAAATCAAGCCAGAAATATTGGACTTGCTAAAGTAACTACTAAATATCTAGTTTTTATTGATAACGATGTTATCGTTTCTCCTGGCTGGTTAGAGTCATTGATTCAGTGTGCTGAAGAAACCGGTGCTGCTGTTGTCGGGCCTCTGATGTGCCAAAACGAACCCGTACACGAAATAGTTCACTTTGCTGGAGGAGAATCGCATATTTGGGTTGATAAAACTGGTAGACGGCGATTGCGAGAGAAAATGTACCGACAGGGACAGAAGGTTAAAGAAGTATACAGCCAACTCAAGCGATCGCCAACCGAATTAGCCGAATTTCATTGCGTCTTAATTCGTCATTCTATCTTTGATCGCATCGGTAAACTAGATGAAGCCTTCTTAAATACCAAGGAACACTTAGACTTCTGTATGTCAGTCATTCAAGCGGGAGAAACAGTCTACTTTGAACCTGCTTGTATCGTTACCTACGTTCCCGGCCCGCCTTTGGAATGGACGGATCTGCATTACTATATGCTGCGTTGGAGTAATGCTTGGTTTCTGGGAAGTTTGCAAAGAATGCGGGAAAAGTGGGACGTGGTAGAAGATGGCTACTTTCAAGTTAAGTACAAACATTTAGCTTGGAGACGCTATGGAACGATTATCGAGCCATTAGCCCGTAGATTGAGTTTTGGCTTTGCAAGTGACTTAATAGCTAGATTAATAGCCAAATTCGAGCATTATTTCAATTTATATTTAACTAATCGTCATGCCAGAGTGCAAGAACAAGTCAAGCAGAACAATATTGAACGGGCAAAAGAACTTGAATCTGCACTTAGTTCGCCTCAAAGTCAAATAAATTGA